From Zavarzinella sp., one genomic window encodes:
- the mog gene encoding molybdopterin adenylyltransferase, producing the protein MIRIGILTISDRASAGIYEDKSGPAIITCLQEYLLSTWEPVHRIIPDEQPLIEQHLQELCDLEHCCLVVTTGGTGPAKRDVTPEATEAVCNRMMPGFGELMRAESLKVVPTAILSRQTAGIRGNSLIVNLPGKPAAIRDCLQAIFPAVPYCIDLIEGPFLEVNPQVIQAFRPKSS; encoded by the coding sequence ATGATTCGCATCGGCATATTAACCATTTCTGATCGTGCCAGTGCCGGCATTTATGAAGACAAAAGTGGCCCCGCCATCATTACTTGCCTGCAGGAATACCTGCTTTCCACGTGGGAACCGGTGCACCGCATTATTCCGGATGAACAACCACTCATCGAACAGCATCTGCAGGAACTCTGCGATCTGGAACACTGCTGTCTGGTCGTAACTACCGGCGGAACAGGTCCGGCGAAACGCGATGTCACCCCGGAAGCCACAGAAGCAGTATGCAATCGCATGATGCCAGGTTTTGGCGAATTGATGCGGGCTGAATCGCTGAAGGTAGTACCCACCGCAATTCTGTCACGCCAGACGGCAGGAATCCGGGGGAATAGTTTAATTGTGAATCTGCCAGGTAAACCTGCCGCCATCCGCGATTGTCTGCAGGCAATTTTTCCCGCCGTGCCATACTGTATCGACCTGATCGAAGGGCCATTTCTGGAAGTAAACCCCCAGGTAATCCAGGCCTTCCGACCCAAAAGCAGCTAA
- the ychF gene encoding redox-regulated ATPase YchF — protein sequence MKAGIVGLPNVGKSTLFNALTSSKAAQSANYPFCTIEPNEGIVSVPDDRLKRICQYIVPQKIIPTALTLVDIAGIVKGASEGQGLGNKFLSHIREVDAILQVVRCFEDPNVVHVAGEVNPLSDIETIEIELMLADIQTLENALPRAERAAKGGDKEAKMRVDVIKVCQAQLAKEEPLRKLTFDEAERKAVSSYGLMTAKPILYVANVDENDLQGTGPLVQQLRQFAEKVGASVVPVCAKLEAELAELDEADRAEMLASVGLSEPVLPKLAREAYRVLGLQSYFTAGEKEVRAWTIPVGATAPQAAGVIHTDFEKGFIRAEIYSLEDLETYKSEREIRQAGKLRTEGKGYIMQDGDICHFLFNR from the coding sequence ATGAAAGCCGGGATTGTGGGATTGCCCAACGTAGGGAAAAGTACACTGTTTAATGCATTAACCAGCTCGAAAGCGGCACAAAGTGCCAACTATCCTTTTTGCACCATCGAACCAAACGAAGGGATTGTCAGCGTTCCAGACGACCGGCTGAAACGGATCTGCCAGTACATTGTGCCGCAAAAAATCATCCCCACCGCACTGACATTGGTTGATATCGCCGGAATTGTGAAAGGTGCCAGTGAAGGGCAGGGCCTGGGGAACAAATTCCTCAGCCATATTCGCGAAGTGGATGCCATCCTGCAGGTGGTACGCTGCTTCGAAGATCCCAACGTGGTGCATGTGGCGGGTGAGGTTAACCCGCTGTCGGATATTGAGACAATTGAAATCGAACTGATGCTGGCCGACATCCAGACTCTGGAAAACGCCCTCCCACGTGCCGAACGTGCGGCAAAGGGTGGCGACAAAGAAGCCAAAATGCGGGTCGATGTGATCAAGGTATGTCAGGCACAACTGGCCAAGGAAGAGCCACTGCGAAAGCTGACGTTTGATGAAGCGGAACGCAAAGCCGTTTCCAGCTATGGTCTGATGACCGCCAAGCCGATTCTGTATGTTGCCAACGTCGATGAAAATGATCTGCAAGGCACCGGCCCACTGGTGCAGCAGTTGCGGCAATTTGCAGAAAAGGTGGGGGCATCGGTCGTCCCTGTTTGTGCCAAACTGGAAGCAGAACTGGCAGAACTGGATGAAGCAGACCGTGCGGAAATGCTTGCGTCTGTGGGACTTAGCGAACCGGTGCTGCCGAAACTGGCACGCGAGGCATACCGAGTGCTTGGCCTGCAAAGCTACTTCACAGCGGGTGAAAAAGAAGTGCGTGCCTGGACCATTCCGGTGGGAGCCACCGCACCCCAGGCAGCTGGCGTGATCCACACCGACTTTGAAAAAGGCTTCATCCGAGCGGAAATTTATTCGCTGGAAGACCTGGAAACATACAAAAGCGAACGTGAAATCCGCCAGGCTGGGAAACTTCGCACGGAAGGAAAAGGATACATCATGCAGGACGGCGACATCTGTCACTTCCTGTTTAACCGGTGA
- a CDS encoding methyltransferase: MFDVQHLLETVYPKIQPPIIIVGGSPRVAAECALVVADFPTVCFQMDVHQAERLERELAEVGLSTEVRVTADIWDLPNHFQTAIVPIQSHGERELKLDLMEQTYHVLQPKGLCITVSEYTKDSLLPKVHKKLYGKCSEAPANKKGSIFWSVRTDDRPRRRHEMTFRARIGDIPSREFVSRPGVFCYGSFDDGARALLECADIRPNETILDLGCGVGAVGILAAERTGLDAPITFVDSNARAIALTELNAKANGLTNYTTILSARMADLEEGHFDVILANPPYYAASSIAELFVRKSKALLKSGGRFYLVTKQVNTLAPLVMEAFGDAIVMETRGYHVIQGDRIMESER; encoded by the coding sequence ATGTTTGATGTGCAGCATTTATTAGAAACCGTTTATCCGAAAATTCAGCCACCCATCATTATTGTGGGTGGTTCTCCGCGTGTGGCTGCGGAATGTGCGCTTGTTGTTGCAGACTTCCCCACGGTCTGTTTTCAGATGGATGTGCACCAGGCAGAACGGCTGGAACGGGAACTGGCCGAAGTGGGGCTAAGCACCGAAGTGCGGGTCACGGCAGACATCTGGGATTTGCCCAACCACTTCCAGACCGCCATTGTGCCAATTCAATCCCACGGCGAGCGGGAATTGAAACTGGATCTGATGGAACAGACTTACCACGTGCTGCAGCCGAAAGGGCTATGTATTACCGTTTCGGAATATACCAAGGATTCTTTGCTGCCGAAAGTACACAAAAAACTGTATGGCAAATGCAGCGAAGCCCCCGCCAACAAGAAAGGCAGCATCTTCTGGAGTGTCCGCACAGATGACCGCCCACGTCGGCGGCACGAAATGACCTTTCGGGCACGCATTGGTGATATACCCTCACGGGAATTTGTGTCCCGCCCGGGGGTGTTCTGCTACGGCAGTTTCGATGATGGTGCCCGTGCCCTGCTGGAATGTGCCGATATCCGCCCCAACGAAACCATTCTCGATCTGGGCTGTGGAGTGGGTGCGGTGGGCATTCTGGCAGCAGAACGCACCGGTTTGGACGCACCGATTACGTTTGTGGATAGTAACGCCCGTGCCATTGCCCTGACCGAACTGAATGCCAAAGCGAATGGCCTGACCAACTACACCACGATCCTTTCTGCCCGCATGGCCGATCTGGAAGAAGGTCATTTCGATGTGATTCTGGCCAACCCACCTTATTATGCGGCCAGCAGCATCGCCGAACTGTTCGTCCGGAAATCAAAAGCCCTCTTGAAATCAGGTGGGCGATTTTATCTGGTGACCAAGCAGGTGAATACGTTGGCCCCACTGGTGATGGAAGCGTTCGGCGACGCCATTGTGATGGAGACCCGTGGCTACCACGTGATCCAGGGCGACCGCATAATGGAATCAGAAAGATGA
- a CDS encoding pyridoxal-phosphate dependent enzyme: MIKVAQRTLVCIPPTPLVGIVLPPDDFPVWCKLEFLNTSGSTKDRIARFILGKAYRKGILRTDSVVVEASSGSTSIAMSMVCAQLGLRFLAPSLQNNQKIQGFSNSLTNLTFDIEDDQLVIKDLVPAMSMAPITYRLMVEKGKSQLTIRKTVIHQRNFTFTSSTLPLNRNWKYPTS; encoded by the coding sequence GTGATCAAGGTAGCACAGCGTACGCTGGTTTGTATTCCCCCCACGCCACTGGTGGGGATTGTTTTGCCCCCAGACGACTTTCCCGTGTGGTGCAAATTAGAATTTCTTAATACAAGTGGGTCCACCAAGGATCGGATTGCACGTTTCATCCTGGGGAAAGCGTATCGCAAAGGGATTTTACGCACCGATTCGGTGGTTGTGGAAGCCAGTAGTGGCTCCACCAGCATTGCGATGTCGATGGTCTGTGCCCAACTGGGGCTGCGATTTCTGGCGCCTTCACTGCAGAACAACCAGAAAATTCAAGGATTTAGTAATTCTTTGACAAATCTTACATTCGACATTGAAGATGATCAATTAGTTATCAAAGATTTAGTTCCTGCAATGAGCATGGCCCCAATTACGTATCGCCTTATGGTGGAGAAGGGGAAATCACAATTGACAATCCGGAAAACAGTAATTCACCAGCGAAACTTTACATTCACTTCGTCAACACTCCCTCTGAACAGAAACTGGAAATATCCCACCAGTTAG
- a CDS encoding MoaD/ThiS family protein, producing the protein MMNITVELFGPAERLVGQPELTIEVAGNPTVGDIVQETVRIYPQLGSLLISEGAVAKSVLLCVNNIQVDAKEFWPATPGTKLQIIPPVSGGC; encoded by the coding sequence ATGATGAACATTACCGTTGAATTATTTGGGCCTGCTGAACGCCTGGTGGGGCAACCTGAACTGACGATTGAAGTGGCAGGTAACCCCACTGTGGGGGATATTGTGCAAGAAACCGTGAGAATCTACCCACAATTAGGTTCATTGCTGATTTCCGAAGGTGCTGTCGCAAAATCGGTGCTGCTATGTGTCAATAATATCCAGGTTGATGCCAAAGAATTCTGGCCTGCAACACCTGGCACAAAGTTGCAAATCATTCCACCTGTCTCTGGTGGCTGCTAA
- a CDS encoding PQQ-binding-like beta-propeller repeat protein, whose amino-acid sequence MNRLCYALIVGTLCTTCAMAGPWPAWRGPGGQGHTTETDLPLEWGPNKNIRWKMPLKEFGNSTPIIWENSIFLTEANRGGSKRGLICIDRTTGRERWRRDIEFAETEKAWNPTFYASASAVTDGRHVVVSYGSAGMYCYDFSGKELWKRTDLGLWTHQFGNSASPIIYGDTAILWLGPDSKINKLLAVKLATGETVWETGEQSGSWSTPVVAKVDGKDQLLLGMSRFFKGYDPKTGKELWRCDGLNELCYTSALFSEKHGIAVAMSGYNKDALAVKLGGTGDITANRLWHHPRNTQRVGSGAIVGDYVYMLEESGVPHCYELKTGKEVWQVDQRPAGKTWSSIVVSGDRLYVVCQDASTVVFKAAPKFELLAHNKMGKGERSNSSLAVSDGEIFLRTSQFLWCISQKK is encoded by the coding sequence ATGAACCGCCTCTGCTACGCGTTGATCGTCGGAACGTTGTGCACCACTTGTGCGATGGCAGGTCCCTGGCCTGCCTGGCGTGGGCCCGGTGGGCAGGGGCATACAACGGAAACCGACCTGCCATTGGAGTGGGGGCCAAACAAGAATATTCGCTGGAAAATGCCACTGAAAGAGTTTGGTAATTCCACGCCGATTATCTGGGAAAACAGTATTTTTTTGACTGAAGCCAACCGTGGTGGCAGTAAGCGTGGCCTGATCTGCATCGATCGCACCACTGGCAGGGAACGCTGGCGGCGGGATATTGAATTTGCGGAAACAGAAAAAGCCTGGAACCCAACGTTCTATGCCTCTGCTTCGGCAGTGACCGATGGCCGCCACGTGGTGGTCAGTTATGGTTCAGCGGGGATGTACTGTTACGATTTCAGCGGCAAGGAGTTATGGAAACGGACCGACCTGGGGTTGTGGACGCACCAGTTTGGCAATTCCGCCTCTCCCATTATCTATGGCGACACCGCAATTTTGTGGCTGGGGCCGGATAGCAAAATCAACAAGTTGCTGGCGGTGAAACTGGCCACTGGCGAAACAGTCTGGGAAACCGGCGAACAATCCGGTTCCTGGAGCACCCCGGTGGTGGCGAAAGTGGATGGAAAGGATCAGTTATTGCTGGGGATGTCGCGGTTTTTCAAAGGATACGATCCGAAAACCGGTAAAGAACTCTGGCGGTGCGATGGCCTGAATGAACTCTGTTATACCTCCGCACTGTTTTCTGAAAAACATGGCATCGCCGTTGCGATGTCTGGCTACAACAAAGACGCACTGGCGGTGAAACTGGGTGGCACAGGCGATATTACCGCGAATCGGCTGTGGCACCACCCACGCAACACACAGCGGGTGGGATCGGGAGCCATCGTTGGCGACTATGTTTACATGCTGGAAGAAAGCGGCGTCCCCCACTGTTACGAATTGAAAACTGGCAAAGAGGTCTGGCAGGTAGATCAGCGACCAGCAGGAAAAACCTGGAGTTCGATAGTTGTCTCGGGTGATCGATTGTACGTGGTCTGTCAGGATGCTTCTACGGTAGTCTTCAAAGCAGCCCCCAAGTTTGAACTGCTGGCCCACAACAAGATGGGAAAAGGCGAACGGAGCAATTCCTCGCTGGCAGTCAGTGATGGGGAGATTTTTCTTCGCACCAGCCAGTTTCTGTGGTGCATTTCGCAGAAAAAATGA
- a CDS encoding zinc-binding alcohol dehydrogenase family protein: MKTLVLEEPKKFRIQQTTQPVHPGPGDALVRVHRVGICGTDVSGYLGKMPFMTYPRIMGHELGVEVMQLGDGVSHIQVGDRCSVEPYINCGHCMQCRTGKPNCCKNLQVLGVHTDGGMRPFVIVPARKLHPSSKLSLAQLALVETLAIGCHAVDRGELQPKQQILIVGAGPIGLSVLEFARVAGAEITVLDMNPARLEFCRTVMKADHVVELRDLPTTLKELESITGGELFSCVFDATGNAGAMATSFQYVSFGGRMIYVGIVSTDVALPDPLFHRREMTLMGTRNALPGDFPRIIQLIEAGRIDTQPWISHEVIFEDVPNRFPDLMKPDAQVIKAMITVGD; encoded by the coding sequence ATGAAAACGTTAGTTTTGGAAGAACCGAAAAAGTTTCGAATTCAGCAGACGACGCAGCCTGTCCACCCGGGGCCTGGTGATGCCCTGGTCCGCGTGCACCGCGTGGGCATTTGTGGCACCGATGTCAGTGGGTATCTGGGCAAGATGCCATTCATGACCTACCCGCGAATTATGGGGCATGAACTCGGTGTGGAAGTAATGCAACTGGGCGATGGCGTCTCCCACATTCAGGTGGGGGATCGTTGTTCCGTTGAGCCCTATATCAACTGCGGGCATTGTATGCAGTGCCGCACCGGTAAACCCAATTGCTGCAAGAACCTGCAGGTGCTTGGCGTGCATACCGATGGCGGGATGCGACCATTTGTGATTGTTCCCGCACGAAAGCTGCACCCATCCAGCAAGCTCAGCCTGGCCCAACTGGCACTGGTGGAAACATTGGCGATTGGCTGCCACGCCGTTGATCGTGGGGAATTGCAGCCAAAACAGCAAATCCTGATTGTCGGTGCGGGCCCAATTGGCCTGTCCGTATTGGAATTTGCCCGCGTGGCTGGGGCAGAAATTACCGTGCTGGATATGAACCCGGCCCGGCTGGAATTTTGCCGCACAGTGATGAAGGCCGACCACGTGGTAGAACTGCGGGATCTGCCCACGACGCTGAAAGAGCTGGAATCGATTACTGGTGGGGAGCTGTTTTCGTGCGTCTTTGATGCCACTGGTAACGCGGGGGCGATGGCTACATCATTCCAATACGTAAGTTTCGGTGGCAGAATGATTTACGTCGGAATTGTCTCCACCGACGTGGCCTTGCCCGACCCATTGTTTCACCGACGGGAAATGACCCTGATGGGCACCCGCAACGCACTGCCGGGTGATTTTCCCAGAATCATTCAACTGATTGAAGCGGGCAGAATTGATACCCAGCCCTGGATCAGCCATGAAGTGATTTTTGAGGATGTCCCCAACCGCTTCCCGGACTTAATGAAACCCGACGCCCAGGTTATTAAAGCCATGATCACCGTGGGGGATTAA
- a CDS encoding sulfatase, translating to MKISASIWALPLVVLFICSEAAAAEKPPNVLLLIADDLNTWLLGDPDRYAGKVVAPNIKKLADSGITFWKAYTASPVCCPSRTAFLSGVRPWQSGLYMNGLNSSGSAALNKATSLPGLFKNAGYFTASYGKIGHGWRLGNVWDDDLPHKRDPAPPKAPLLPFTRGEQDWGPTHLTEEQMNDTKMADATIAQLQKKHDKPFLVACGLFHPHMPWYVPQKYFDMFPLEDVKLPPILKNDLDDLPAIGRDVTSSKGKFVDQVIANGVHKQGVQAYLAATAYVDAQMGRVLDALDKSDYRDNTIVIFMSDHGFHLGEKHHWQKNTLWEEATHCNLMFRVPGTTSSKTVCQRFVSLQDVYPTLAELCNLKAPTYVEGRSLVPLLKNPEAPWESTAITSWGDRYVSIRTEKFRYIRYRDDEEELYDHSKDPHEWTNQIKNKEYAAELIRLRSMVPTLKDMAPKLKSGRAKGDE from the coding sequence ATGAAAATATCCGCTAGCATTTGGGCACTGCCATTGGTCGTACTCTTCATTTGTTCGGAAGCAGCCGCGGCCGAGAAGCCACCGAACGTGCTGCTGTTGATTGCCGACGACTTAAACACGTGGCTGCTCGGCGACCCCGACCGCTATGCGGGCAAGGTAGTCGCGCCGAACATCAAGAAGCTGGCCGATAGCGGGATTACCTTTTGGAAGGCATACACTGCCAGCCCGGTTTGCTGCCCTTCACGCACGGCGTTCCTGTCTGGTGTTCGGCCGTGGCAGTCCGGGTTATACATGAACGGCCTCAACTCTTCAGGAAGTGCCGCGCTGAACAAGGCCACATCGCTTCCGGGATTGTTTAAGAACGCCGGCTATTTCACGGCATCGTATGGGAAAATCGGCCACGGCTGGAGACTCGGCAATGTGTGGGACGACGATCTCCCCCACAAGCGCGATCCCGCACCGCCCAAGGCACCCTTGCTGCCCTTCACACGCGGAGAACAGGACTGGGGGCCGACGCACTTGACGGAAGAGCAGATGAACGACACCAAAATGGCGGATGCCACCATCGCCCAGTTGCAGAAGAAGCACGACAAACCGTTCCTCGTCGCATGTGGACTGTTCCACCCGCATATGCCGTGGTATGTGCCGCAAAAATACTTCGACATGTTCCCTTTGGAGGATGTGAAGCTCCCACCGATCCTCAAAAACGATCTCGACGACCTTCCGGCAATTGGCCGGGACGTCACGAGTTCGAAAGGTAAGTTCGTGGATCAAGTGATCGCGAACGGCGTTCACAAGCAGGGCGTGCAGGCGTACCTCGCCGCCACTGCCTATGTGGATGCCCAGATGGGTCGCGTTCTGGATGCTCTCGACAAAAGCGACTATCGGGACAATACAATTGTGATCTTCATGAGCGATCACGGCTTCCATCTTGGCGAGAAGCATCACTGGCAGAAAAACACCCTTTGGGAAGAGGCAACCCATTGTAACCTGATGTTCCGTGTGCCAGGCACTACATCATCCAAAACTGTGTGTCAGCGTTTCGTGTCTCTGCAGGACGTCTATCCCACCCTTGCAGAGTTGTGTAACCTGAAGGCCCCTACGTACGTCGAAGGGCGGTCACTGGTGCCACTGCTCAAGAACCCTGAAGCTCCGTGGGAAAGTACAGCCATCACCTCGTGGGGCGATCGGTACGTTTCCATCCGTACAGAGAAGTTCCGTTATATCCGCTACCGCGATGATGAGGAAGAATTGTACGACCACTCGAAAGACCCCCACGAGTGGACGAACCAGATTAAGAACAAGGAATACGCCGCCGAGTTGATACGTCTGCGGTCGATGGTGCCCACATTAAAGGATATGGCACCGAAGCTCAAATCTGGCCGGGCAAAAGGTGACGAATAG
- a CDS encoding sulfatase-like hydrolase/transferase, with product MAVTLFRWISHVGLLLYQVGPVVLYAAEKPKPNIVLVMADDQGWNQVGYNGHPHLKTPNLDAMAAAGIRFNRFYAAASTCSPTRASVLTGRTPQRTGVPAIGNRLCLQEKTLPQALKKAGYVTAHFGKWHLNGVEGNGMPVLGDDPNHPGHYGFDEWLSTTNYFDMDPLMGRNGKFVALKGDSSTVIVNEALDFMKKQTEKPFLAVIWYGSPHFPWSAAADDTRGLPQGTKGRLANHLGEIVALDRSIGTLRKGLRDMGVEKDTLIWYCSDNGGLPEDPDSVGKLRGHKGSLYEGGIRVPGIVEWPGRIEPVVTDFAASTMDIFPTVVDLLGLPKDSMLEVHDGESILPLFDGKIPKRTHAIPFTAKGTALIDGDFKLVSIGRGKNRPWELFDIKNDPGETRDLATTHPGRYQTMKVEAQKLTLSVEASAAGKDYPEGRVIQPQRSERWVEMEAYKKHFETFKKLKPGFRVKE from the coding sequence ATGGCCGTAACACTCTTTCGCTGGATATCCCACGTTGGATTACTGCTCTATCAGGTAGGTCCGGTTGTACTTTACGCCGCCGAAAAACCGAAGCCCAACATCGTCCTCGTGATGGCCGATGATCAAGGGTGGAACCAAGTCGGGTACAACGGCCATCCCCATTTGAAGACGCCGAATCTCGATGCGATGGCGGCGGCGGGGATCCGCTTCAATCGCTTCTATGCTGCCGCGTCGACCTGTTCCCCCACGCGGGCATCCGTCCTGACGGGACGAACTCCCCAGCGAACTGGAGTACCTGCGATTGGCAATCGACTGTGCCTGCAGGAGAAAACCCTGCCACAGGCACTCAAGAAAGCAGGCTATGTCACCGCTCACTTTGGCAAGTGGCACCTGAATGGCGTCGAAGGCAACGGAATGCCTGTTCTGGGCGACGACCCGAACCACCCAGGGCACTACGGTTTCGATGAGTGGCTCTCTACCACCAACTATTTCGATATGGATCCGTTGATGGGGCGAAATGGAAAATTTGTCGCCCTCAAGGGGGACTCTTCCACGGTGATTGTGAACGAAGCCCTCGATTTCATGAAGAAGCAAACCGAGAAGCCGTTCCTCGCGGTAATCTGGTACGGGTCGCCTCACTTCCCCTGGTCCGCCGCCGCTGACGACACCCGTGGGTTGCCCCAGGGAACGAAAGGGAGGCTCGCCAACCACCTTGGAGAGATTGTGGCCCTCGACCGCAGCATCGGGACGTTGCGGAAGGGCCTGCGGGACATGGGCGTTGAGAAAGATACGCTGATCTGGTATTGCAGCGACAATGGCGGACTGCCGGAAGACCCCGATTCGGTGGGCAAACTGCGGGGTCACAAAGGCAGCCTTTACGAAGGCGGGATTCGGGTTCCTGGCATTGTCGAGTGGCCTGGCCGAATCGAGCCAGTTGTCACAGATTTCGCCGCCTCCACGATGGACATTTTCCCCACAGTCGTTGATCTGCTCGGCCTGCCCAAAGACTCGATGCTTGAGGTCCATGATGGTGAGAGTATCCTGCCACTCTTTGACGGTAAAATCCCGAAGAGGACGCACGCCATCCCGTTCACCGCGAAAGGGACCGCCCTGATCGATGGGGATTTCAAACTGGTCAGCATCGGACGAGGGAAGAACCGGCCATGGGAACTATTCGACATTAAGAATGATCCTGGCGAAACCCGAGACTTAGCCACCACGCACCCCGGGCGATACCAAACGATGAAGGTGGAAGCACAGAAGTTAACCCTTTCGGTGGAAGCCAGTGCGGCTGGCAAAGATTACCCAGAAGGACGGGTAATCCAGCCCCAGCGCAGCGAAAGGTGGGTCGAAATGGAAGCGTACAAGAAGCATTTTGAGACGTTCAAAAAACTCAAGCCTGGATTCCGAGTGAAGGAATAG